A portion of the Sabethes cyaneus chromosome 3, idSabCyanKW18_F2, whole genome shotgun sequence genome contains these proteins:
- the LOC128742905 gene encoding p21-activated protein kinase-interacting protein 1-like, whose product MSGLELIVGTYEEYTVGYKVEPFKTDPSRQYLKEIFSTHSHTASVRAVASHGKILASGGADDRICLFDLENGTLRDELLHHNGTINCLTFSPDGRFLFSGSHDGVISAINIRKLTVEKTWKNAHKSAVLCISIHPQGTIALSLGADMQLRTWDFVTGRTIYTRGLRNDPKFGGYLSWVEWSPDGLHFALVGNRVVDVISTESTKSARTVSCTSKPISFCWISDTEIAVGLDDGHLLMCGIAAGDQSEEPEKIKVYESRLKAIAVVGDHMATASSAGDISLWKIDGRDFREVCTSNIGCRPTCLVLVEADRLGLHRYLKQLEEEDNKEEVKKQIKGIRAVGRVTVEREDSLQQEEEDAGEPTQKEKKKRNKKRPSDGAIDAGSPMERKKQKPNRAMVDSPLATIDDVFGRGSAKKKTKKSANRSSIGVWEEEDLPATE is encoded by the exons ATGTCCGGCCTAGAGCTGATCGTTGGAACGTACGAAGAGTACACAGTGGGCTACAAAGTGGAACCCTTCAAGACG GATCCTTCTCGTCAATATTTGAAGGAAATTTTCTCGACACACAGCCACACCGCTTCCGTGCGGGCAGTGGCTagtcatggaaaaatactagcATCCGGAGGGGCAGATGATCGGATTTGTTTGTTCGATTTGGAGAATGGAACTCTGCGGGATGAGCTGCTGCATCACAATGGAACGATTAACTGTTTAACATTTTCGCCGGACGGACGGTTTCTGTTTAGCGGCAGTCACGATGGAGTCATTTCTGCCATTAACATTCGAAAGTTAACGGTAGAAAAAACGTGGAAAAATGCACACAAAAGTGCTGTGCTGTGTATTAGCATTCATCCTCAGGGGACGATTGCCCTGTCGCTCGGAGCTGATATGCAGCTGCGAACGTGGGATTTTGTGACTGGTAGGACGATTTATACGCGTGGTTTGCGTAATGATCCAAAGTTTGGGGGCTACTTGTCGTGGGTCGAGTGGAGCCCGGATGGGCTCCATTTCGCGCTTGTCGGAAACCGCGTGGTGGATGTCATTTCGACTGAGTCTACCAAATCGGCACGGACGGTAAGCTGCACCAGCAAGCCGATTTCATTCTGCTGGATTTCCGACACGGAAATTGCAGTTGGATTGGACGATGGACACTTGCTGATGTGCGGCATTGCCGCTGGGGACCAGTCGGAGGAACCGGAGAAGATCAAAGTGTACGAGTCGCGGCTGAAGGCGATTGCCGTTGTGGGGGATCACATGGCTACGGCATCCAGTGCGGGTGACATTAGCCTGTGGAAGATCGATGGGCGTGATTTTCGCGAGGTTTGTACGTCGAACATCGGCTGTCGGCCGACCTGTTTGGTGCTGGTGGAAGCCGATCGGCTTGGGCTTCATCGGTATCTGAAGCAGCTCGAGGAGGAAGATAACAAGGAGGAGGTGAAGAAACAAATTAAGGGCATCCGAGCGGTTGGAAGGGTGACGGTCGAACGTGAAGATTCGCTGCAACAGGAGGAGGAGGATGCTGGGGAACCAACtcaaaaggaaaagaagaagcgCAACAAGAAACGACCGTCTGACGGAGCCATCGATGCAGGTAGtccgatggagaggaaaaagcAGAAACCTAATAGAGCGATGGTTGACTCGCCTTTGGCGACAATAGATGATGTCTTTGGACGAGGCAGTGCCAAGAAGAAAACCAAAAAATCCGCTAATCGAAGTTCGATTGGAGTATGGGAGGAGGAAGATTTACCGGCGACGGAATAA
- the LOC128741160 gene encoding uncharacterized protein LOC128741160: MEPGFTKADTNSLPKVDFYMVQYFLTTNEKFRDANKKGKIERSSNPDYLKSAIGRVQLKIDGSLCTVKAKIVPEHKITARQYSVVAIINTVEEKVVDIFCENDTQGCKAAAGGCKHAIAFLFYLYEKYNQPSPTDSTCLWKVPNLSKVEENIEKFNLEKYRDSGVSNTNQIVNGSNRFLQTLIEKCVHSGPISSLKYHQTFPKEEGYGLHCLLIDFKETLEAKQSSKRFIQYCKHTMVDSVCKKIETITLGQECSLWKLLKYGRITASKIFDLSRCQTGDGSLVRSVLGQSSFTSEAMKRGLQLEAKVVRVIRTRYRNVRRCGLFLNPHYPAFGASPDAINSSTVFEIKCPSKNENVKYYIDENANLKDRVKSQIHLQMVMSNRSKGVLVLVLPEFEKSRNPLQFVEFHDIDLDIDYIEQKMSDSYKFWKTNIFNKLYATF; encoded by the exons ATGGAACCAGGATTTACGAAAGCCGACACAAACTCACTCCCAAAAGTGGACTTCTACATGGTACAATATTTTCTTACAACTAACGAAAAATTTCGAGATGCCAATAAAAAGGGAAAAATAGAAAG GTCATCAAATCCCGATTATTTAAAGTCCGCGATCGGACGGGTACAGCTTAAAATCGATGGGAGCCTATGCACGGTAAAGGCGAAAATAGTTCCGGAGCACAAAATTACTGCTAGGCAATATTCTGTGGTCGCAATCATAAATACGGTTGAAGAAAAGGTCGTCGATATTTTTTGTGAAAACGACACACAGGGATGTAAGGCAGCCGCGGGTGGTTGTAAACATGCCATAGCGTTCCTGTTCTACTTGTATGAAAAATATAATCAACCGTCTCCTACAGATTCTACGTGCCTCTGGAAAGTGCCAAATTTATCAAAAGTagaggaaaatattgaaaaatttaacctTGAAAAATATCGTGATTCTGGAGTATCTAATACAAATCAGATTGTTAATGGAAGTAATAGATTTCTCCAAACATTGATTGAGAAATGTGTCCATAGCGGCCCTATCAGTTCATTGAAATACCATCAGACGTTCCCAAAAGAGGAAGGATATGGTTTGCATTGTCTTTTAATAGACTTTAAAGAGACTCTAGAAGCAAAACAAAGTTCGAAACGTTTCATTCAGTATTGCAAACATACGATGGTGGACAGTGtatgcaaaaaaattgaaactatCACTCTAGGGCAGGAGTGTTCCTTGTGGAAGTTGCTTAAATATGGGCGTATAACagcttcgaaaatttttgacctaTCAAGATGTCAGACTGGAGATGGTTCACTCGTAAGGTCAGTGCTAGGCCAATCCAGTTTCACAAGTGAGGCAATGAAACGAGGATTGCAACTGGAAGCCAAGGTGGTAAGAGTCATAAGAACGCGATACCGAAATGTTCGCAGATGTGGACTTTTTTTAAATCCTCATTACCCCGCGTTTGGTGCTTCTCCAGATGCGATCAACAGCTCAACAGTGTTTGAAATAAAATGCCCTtcgaaaaatgaaaatgttaAATACTATATTGACGAAAATGCTAATTTAAAAGATAGAGTGAAATCTCAAATCCATCTCCAGATGGTAATGTCAAATCGTAGTAAAGGGGTTTTAGTGTTAGTTCTGCCTGAATTCGAAAAGAGTCGAAATCCTCTACAATTTGTAGAATTCCATGATATTGATTTagatatagattatatagaacAAAAAATGTCAGACAGCTACAAATTCTGGAAAACCAATATATTTAATAAactttatgcaactttttaa